In Gossypium raimondii isolate GPD5lz chromosome 12, ASM2569854v1, whole genome shotgun sequence, a single window of DNA contains:
- the LOC105765097 gene encoding uncharacterized protein LOC105765097 isoform X2: protein MDYDDNDSQSQNLHLAGEGNNKFPPVLRSYDLPRFDFDDNLRGHLRFDSLVETEVFLGIESSEDNQWIEEFSRGSTGIAFSSSAAEPCLISRHTNVWSEAASSESVEMLLKSVGQDETTLGQTISKDSDACDELGCMIKPMDPSLKHRYSSLSKVGDDIQPALHTGEIPGKCVDNQLVKDASQTHEGDPSVHGALEDPNSKNTDIPATERDESKDSKHIFVNENLVEASVDQSLDDSGQEDKFASGSEVNTVIPSVQSTCMTSVLIDDEDSTHLKNDIIDKNVDSLERENVGLSPELHIGGKNLVDDTVACVTSHVQKHSASDMQSREEEHATGNSTANMSEPSGRILEGNSDLHMVEECSKHAGVEILLQTSKSEDIVLSEGKLHDTSSMPIVSDITLMEHENEVSDTGTIICMSLESKVNSTMKLASDAIEKKDLLESDYHPDKKISSSKSEKSLLLAEDGKGSKDEGEDSHDTLVAGPTKVCEKYIVTEHIDDHKCDRSVSVTSKQKTNLPSDCSSADCFDDRSPVVTKGVDSSSCSAGGRVNELASNLQPDVPVSSMLVDCVLLPSDKGMPANTVLDKKEVQVPSSEASFSVVKTSGMTTEKGASCETGEQFSCKIVDQSLLMKNTTTLEGENGDQTLCGVTLEVGKDMHSSSIVSDSTVRKTDGDKALVISKVSTDSAGGASTQLNKTLMSSVPSTSMETSHNTDQNHHKDNDSKLVSEEISGRVAVHQVDVDPAKAFNTSFASAPSSESQTKFHMMESGSSSADLDNPSCGSPIVIRTSEQSQGKIENGVKRSKDQSAVASGVTNEEANKEKSISQDTEGNDATPGDKSFTFEVPPLLGVSEQESGKNWKPFATMQQDKISPAMEGTPSTSGLSKAGAKAARETSCANLQAPKRENVRGGSKGTSERKTRRTGGKSASKEAAKKGNAAKEITPARESERSDRTSNVSLSSAGTGQLVQSNEMQHYGHIEGGNMKPFGVLSTSVSSLPDLNTSASSSAVFQQPFTDLQQVQLRAQIFVYGALIQGTVPDEAYMISAFGGPDGGRTIWENAWRAGTERVHGKKSLLVSPETPLQSHIGAKTSDQSIKQNTLQSKVTSSPASRSTSKGTPTTSIVNPMIPLSSPLWSIRTPSGDALQPTGFPRGAVMDYQLAISPLHPPATRNLIGHNSSWMSQSPFRGPWTPQTSAFDGNACFPVRPITEAVNSNPAIASVPHSSSMKQVSAVPVVQSGSPANIFAGTPLLDTKKATLTPGQHSADPKPRKRKKSTVSEEPGQSIPHFQSESPLATVVVSQASTPAAITIPATNISKSTDKFITSVSGNHLKKGDQESDQRVSLSEETLSKHKNSQKHAEDAAALAAAAVSHSEEIWRQLDKHKNSGLAPDVETKLISAAVAIAAAAAVAKAAAAAANVASNAALQSKLMADEALVSSSYRNSTPNNAVSDSGKRLNEATPTSILRGEDAAASSNSVIVVAREVARRRVEAASAAAKQAENMDAIVKAAELAAEAVSQAGKIVAMGEPFSLAELVEAGPEAYWKVPQASPEPDGAIREQINIGGSMEAPGSSVGHLKEVPVDKREKQDNHRKSPTHREMTRVSMEDRSRLTDGGLTPVATSEKDKKGQKRRKASDVAKTKGVASESEIGFESPLMITQTDREKAGETSKDNNIREGSHVEVLRDGGGSRVAWFLADILNLNNGKAYVCYNELRQEDGDRLKEWVEVEGDRAPRIRCARPSTAMSFEGTRKRRRAAMADYNWSVGDRVDAWMQNSWWEGVVIEKSKKDETSFTVHFPAQGETSGVKAWLLRPSLMWKKGSWVEWSSSVDNNESSREGDTPQEKRQRLGSPVVEAKGKDKLSKNVDIKESGKPDDTKLLDLSANKEIFNIGKSTRDESKPDSLRMIRTGLKKKGSGVVFGVPKPGKKQKFMEVSKHYVADQSSKTHETSDSAKFTKYLMPQGSEPRGTKNKIEPKRMAVSKRKILKPGKLPSVSSRSIPQKNYLPNTMVSEPDSVVASDVSKLEDSVSHAENVSGKPNLMEFRSFSSSDGAAEGPVLFSSVAVSSDAPLKKTSASNAKSERINKGKFAPSGGKLAKIDENVLNDDTTKTSSEGVEPRRSNRRIQPTSRLLEGLQSSLAISKIPSVSFDKSHKSQSRSMRG from the exons TAAAGTCTGTAGGGCAGGACGAAACTACTCTTGGTCAAACTATTAGTAAGGATTCAGATGCCTGTGATGAGCTGGGTTGCATGATAAAGCCGATGGACCCTAGTTTGAAACACAGATATAGTAGCCTTTCTAAAGTTGGGGATGACATACAACCTGCCCTGCATACAGGTGAGATTCCAGGGAAATGTGTAGATAATCAGTTGGTTAAAGATGCTTCTCAAACCCATGAGGGTGATCCATCTGTTCATGGGGCATTAGAAGATCCAAATAGTAAAAATACTGACATACCTGCAACGGAGAGAGATGAGTCTAAAGATAGTAAACATATTTTTGTTAATGAAAATCTAGTGGAAGCTTCGGTTGATCAGTCTTTGGATGACAGTGGACAGGAAGATAAATTTGCTTCTGGGTCAGAAGTTAATACCGTAATCCCTTCTGTGCAAAGCACATGTATGACTAGTGTTTTGATAGATGATGAAGATTCCACacatttgaaaaatgatatCATTGATAAAAATGTGGACAGTTTAGAGAGGGAAAATGTTGGCTTAAGTCCAGAACTTCACATTGGTGGTAAGAACTTGGTTGATGATACAGTTGCATGTGTTACCTCGCACGTGCAGAAACATTCAGCCTCAGACATGCAATCTAGGGAAGAAGAACATGCTACTGGAAACAGCACTGCTAACATGAGTGAGCCTTCTGGTAGAATATTGGAAGGGAATTCTGACCTACATATGGTGGAAGAATGCAGCAAGCATGCGGGTGTAGAAATTCTTCTGCAGACCAGCAAGTCTGAAGACATTGTCTTGTCAGAAGGAAAGCTACATGACACATCATCAATGCCCATTGTTAGTGATATTACCCTTATGGAGCATGAAAATGAGGTTAGCGATACTGGTACTATAATTTGTATGAGTCTAGAGTCAAAGGTGAATTCAACGATGAAGCTAGCATCTGATGCTATTGAGAAGAAGGATTTGTTAGAAAGTGATTACCACCCAGATAAAAAAATCTCGAGCAGCAAGTCTGAGAAATCTTTGTTGTTAGCAGAAGATGGTAAAGGTTCTAAGGATGAAGGTGAAGATTCTCATGATACTTTGGTTGCTGGACCCACAAAAGTATGTGAAAAGTACATCGTCACTGAACATATTGATGATCATAAATGTGATAGAAGTGTTTCAGTTACTTCAAAGCAGAAAACCAATTTGCCTTCTGATTGTAGTAGTGCAGATTGCTTTGATGATAGATCCCCAGTTGTAACAAAGGGAGTTGATTCCTCATCATGCAGTGCAGGTGGCAGGGTAAATGAGTTAGCTTCAAACCTACAACCTGATGTTCCTGTCAGCAGTATGTTGG TGGATTGTGTTCTTTTGCCTTCTGATAAGGGCATGCCGGCCAATACTGTTTTGGATAAGAAAGAGGTTCAGGTGCCATCTTCAGAAGCAAGTTTCTCAGTCGTAAAGACTTCTGGAATGACAACCGAAAAAGGTGCTTCTTGTGAGACTGGTGAACAGTTCTCATGCAAGATAGTTGATCAGTCATTGTTAATGAAGAATACCACTACACTTGAAGGCGAAAATGGAGACCAAACACTTTGCGGAGTCACATTGGAGGTTGGAAAGGATATGCATTCATCATCTATTGTCTCTGATTCAACAGTGAGGAAGACTGATGGTGACAAAGCTCTAGTTATCTCTAAGGTTTCTACAGATTCTGCAG GTGGTGCTTCAACTCAGCTGAACAAGACCTTGATGAGTTCAGTGCCTTCAACTTCAATGGAAACCTCTCATAATACTGACCAAAATCACCATAAAGATAATGATTCCAAATTGGTTTCTGAAGAGATCAGTGGTCGTGTTGCTGTGCATCAGGTTGATG TTGATCCTGCAAAGGCTTTTAATACTTCCTTTGCTTCTGCGCCTTCATCTGAATCTCAAACTAAGTTTCACATGATGGAAAGTGGAAGTAGCAGTGCTGATCTTGACAATCCTTCCTGTGGCTCTCCAATTGTCATTAGAACTTCCGAGCAGTCACaaggtaaaattgaaaatggtGTGAAAAGATCCAAAGATCAGAGTGCTGTAGCATCTGGTGTTACTAACGAGGAAGCGAACAAAGAGAAGTCAATTTCTCAGGATACAGAAGGAAATGATGCTACTCCAGGAGACAAAAGTTTCACCTTTGAGGTACCTCCATTGTTAGGTGTGTCTGAACAAGAATCTGGAAAGAATTGGAAACCTTTTGCGACCATGCAACAAGATAAAATATCCCCG GCCATGGAAGGAACTCCATCAACCTCTGGCTTAAGCAAAGCGGGGGCCAAGGCTGCTCGAGAGACAAGTTGTGCAAATCTTCAGGCACCTAAAAGGGAGAATGTGCGTGGTGGCTCCAAAGGGACTTCTGAGCGTAAAACAAGACGAACAGGTGGTAAGAGTGCAAGTAAGGAAGCTGCTAAAAAGGGAAATGCTGCAAAAGAGATAACCCCTGCAAGGGAATCAGAAAGAAGTGATAGAACAAGTAATGTGTCACTCAGTTCGGCTGGAACTGGTCAACTTGTGCAATCCAATGAGATGCAGCACTATGGACATATAGAAGGCGGTAATATGAAACCATTTGGTGTTCTTTCTACTTCAGTATCTAGTCTGCCAGACTTGAACACATCAGCTTCTTCATCTGCAGTTTTTCAACAGCCTTTTACAGATTTGCAGCAAGTTCAGTTGCGCGCTCAGATTTTTGTATATGGAGCTTTGAT ACAAGGAACAGTACCTGATGAGGCATATATGATATCGGCATTTGGAGGACCTG ATGGTGGAAGAACCATTTGGGAGAATGCTTGGCGAGCAGGTACTGAGAGGGTACATGGTAAAAAATCGCTTCTTGTTAGCCCTGAAACTCCTTTGCAGTCTCATATAG GTGCTAAAACTTCTGATCAATCGATCAAACAAAATACACTTCAGAGTAAGGTTACATCCTCACCTGCTAGTCGTTCTACCAGCAAGGGTACTCCAACAACATCAATTGTAAACCCAATGATACCCCTTTCATCACCACTATGGAGTATTCGTACACCTTCTGGTGACGCCCTTCAACCTACTGGCTTTCCAAGAGGTGCAGTTATGGATTATCAGCTAGCAATTTCTCCATTACATCCTCCAGCTACAAGGAATTTAATCGGACACAATTCTTCTTGGATGTCCCAATCCCCTTTTCGTGGCCCCTGGACTCCACAGACTTCTGCATTTGATGGCAATGCTTGTTTTCCTGTGCGCCCGATCACAGAAGCAGTTAATTCAAATCCTGCAATAGCATCTGTGCCTCATTCTTCTAGCATGAAACAGGTTTCTGCAGTTCCTGTGGTCCAGAGTGGAAGTCCTGCCAATATTTTTGCAGGGACTCCACTGCTTGACACAAAAAAGGCAACATTAACACCTGGTCAGCATTCTGCTGATCCAAAGCCTAGAAAACGGAAAAAGTCTACAGTTTCTGAGGAGCCTGGGCAGAGTATACCTCATTTTCAATCAGAGTCCCCATTGGCTACTGTTGTGGTTAGTCAGGCCTCTACACCTGCTGCAATTACCATTCCTGCTACCAATATATCCAAGTCCACTGATAAATTCATTACATCTGTCTCTGGTAATCATCTCAAAAAGGGTGACCAAGAATCAGATCAGAGGGTTAGTCTCTCTGAAGAGACTCTTAGTAAACACAAAAATTCTCAGAAGCATGCAGAGGATGCTGCTGCTcttgctgctgctgctgttaGTCACAGTGAAGAAATATGGAGGCAGTTGGACAAGCACAAAAATTCAGGGTTGGCACCAGATGTTGAAACTAAATTGATTTCCGCAGCTGTTGCAATAGCAGCAGCTGCTGCTGTTGCAAAGGCTGCGGCTGCGGCTGCCAATGTCGCCTCAAATGCTGCCTTACAATCAAAATTGATGGCTGATGAAGCATTGGTTTCAAGTAGCTACAGAAATTCCACTCCCAATAATGCAGTATCTGATAGTGGGAAGAGGTTGAACGAGGCTACTCCTACGTCCATCTTAAGGGGTGAGGACGCTGCTGCTAGTTCGAATTCTGTCATTGTTGTTGCCAGGGAAGTTGCTAGAAGGAGGGTAGAAGCAGCTTCAGCTGCCGCAAAGCAAGCTGAAAACATGGATGCCATTGTTAAAGCTGCGGAGCTGGCAGCTGAAGCTGTGTCACAAGCTGGGAAGATTGTTGCAATGGGTGAACCTTTCTCATTGGCTGAATTGGTAGAAGCAGGTCCAGAGGCATATTGGAAAGTACCCCAAGCATCCCCTGAGCCAGATGGTGCTATTAGAGAGCAGATAAACATAGGTGGTAGCATGGAAGCTCCTGGTTCATCTGTTGGGCATCTAAAAGAGGTTCCTGTGGACAAGAGGGAAAAGCAGGATAACCACAGAAAGTCACCTACTCATAGAGAGATGACCAGAGTGTCTATGGAAGATCGTTCTAGATTGACAGATGGCGGTTTGACTCCTGTTGCAACAagtgaaaaagataaaaaaggaCAAAAGAGGCGCAAAGCTTCAGATGTTGCCAAAACTAAAGGAGTTGCTTCTGAATCTGAGATTGGTTTTGAATCACCTTTGATGATCACTCAGACTGACCGTGAAAAAGCAGGGGAAActtcaaaagataataatataaGGGAAGGCTCGCATGTTGAG GTATTGAGAGATGGAGGTGGGTCAAGAGTAGCATGGTTCCTGGCAGATATACTGAACTTGAACAATGGCAAAGCTTATGTGTGTTACAATGAACTTCGACAAGAGG ATGGTGATAGGCTAAAGGAATGGGTGGAAGTTGAAGGTGATAGGGCACCTAGGATACGCTGTGCTCGTCCTAGTACAGCTATGTCATTTGAAGGAACAAGGAAGAGACGCAGGGCAGCCATGGCGGATTATAATTGGTCTGTTGGAGATAGGGTTGATGCATGGATGCAAAATAG CTGGTGGGAGGGAGTTGTCATTGAGAAGAGCAAGAAAGATGAAACTTCATTTACTGTCCATTTTCCTG CTCAAGGAGAAACATCTGGTGTCAAAGCATGGCTTCTTCGTCCTTCTCTGATGTGGAAAAAAGGTAGTTGGGTTGAATGGTCCAGCTCTGTTGATAATAATGAGTCTTCCCGTGAG GGTGATACCCCACAGGAAAAGCGGCAAAGGTTAGGCAGTCCTGTGGTTGAGGCCAAAGGGAAAGATAAGCTTTCAAAAAATGTTGACATTAAGGAATCTGGGAAACCTGATGACACGAAATTGCTGGATTTATCTGCAAacaaagaaatatttaatattgGTAAAAGTACCAGAGATGAGAGTAAACCTGACTCACTGAGAATGATACGTACTGGTTTAAAGAAGAAAGGATCAGGAGTGGTTTTTGGTGTTCCTAAGCCTGGAAAGAAGCAAAAGTTTATGGAAGTAAGTAAACATTATGTTGCAGATCAGAGTAGCAAGACTCATGAAACTAGTGATTCAGCCAagtttacaaaatatttaatgcCTCAAGGATCTGAACCCCGTggaacgaaaaataaaattgaaccaaaacGAATGGCTGTATCCAAGCGCAAGATTCTCAAGCCTGGAAAATTGCCTAGTGTTTCTAGTAGAAGTATTCCTCAGAAAAACTACTTACCAAACACTATGGTTTCTGAACCTGATAGTGTTGTGGCCTCAGATGTGTCAAAATTGGAGGATTCTGTAAGCCATGCTGAGAATGTATCAGGAAAGCCAAACTTGATGGAGTTCAGATCATTTTCATCTTCTGATGGAGCAGCAGAGGGCCCGGTCTTATTTTCTTCTGTGGCTGTCTCATCAGATGCACCCCTCAAGAAAACTTCTGCTTCAAATGCTAAATCTGAAAGGATTAATAAGGGGAAGTTCGCACCATCTGGTGGGAAGTTAGCAAAAATCGATGAAAATGTTTTGAATGATGATACAACAAAAACAAGTTCTGAAGGTGTTGAACCTCGTAGATCTAATCGCAGGATTCAGCCAACATCAAGA CTTTTGGAAGGGCTACAAAGCTCGTTGGCCATCTCGAAAATTCCTTCTGTTTCATTTGACAAAAGTCACAAAAGTCAAAGCAGAAGTATGAGAG GTTGA